In a genomic window of [Empedobacter] haloabium:
- the nuoL gene encoding NADH-quinone oxidoreductase subunit L translates to MTGLNPNLLLAVPLAPLAGSAIAGLLGTKFFGNVAGRKVSTAATILGVLVAFLISFQTLLQVLDGATFNDTVYRWMTVAGVKLVVGFQIDSLTAMMMCVVTFVSLMVHIYTIGYMAEDEGYNRFFSYISLFTFSMLMLVMSNNFLQLFFGWEAVGLVSYLLIGFWYKRPTAIFANMKAFLVNRVGDFGFILGIGLLLAYAGTMDYQEVFAKREQLAQLTLPGTDWMLLTVACICLFIGAMGKSAQFPLHVWLPDSMEGPTPISALIHAATMVTAGIFMVSRMSPLFELSDTALSFVLVIGSITALFMGFLGIIQNDIKRVVAYSTLSQLGYMTVALGASAYSVAVFHLMTHAFFKALLFLGAGSVIIGMHHDQDIRNMGGLRKYMPITWITSLLGSLALIGTPLFSGFYSKDSIIEAVHATHIAGAGFANFAVLAGVFVTAFYSFRMYFLVFHGKERFGQAHAHHDHHDHAADLAKGAHDSDAHHEEDEDDHGHHGLAPGEKPHESPFVVWFPLVMLAIPSVIIGFLAIGPMLHGTFFDNVIFVDHAKHAAMHELSEEFHGPLAMAIHGLMTAPFWLALAGVAAAYYCYMINPRVPAWFYSKFKFLHTLLDNKYYMDAFNQAVFAKGARVLGNGLWQVGDRALIDGLLVNGSAKVVGWFSSLTRLAQTGYIYHYAFVMIIGILGFLVYFLPFWHA, encoded by the coding sequence ATGACGGGGCTTAACCCTAACCTTCTTCTTGCGGTTCCGCTGGCGCCGCTGGCGGGTTCCGCGATCGCGGGCCTGCTGGGCACCAAGTTCTTCGGCAACGTGGCCGGCCGCAAGGTATCGACGGCCGCCACCATCCTGGGCGTGCTGGTCGCGTTCCTGATCTCGTTCCAGACCCTGCTGCAGGTGCTGGACGGCGCCACGTTCAACGACACCGTCTACCGCTGGATGACGGTGGCCGGCGTCAAGCTGGTCGTCGGCTTCCAGATCGACTCGCTGACGGCGATGATGATGTGCGTCGTCACGTTCGTCTCGCTGATGGTGCACATCTACACCATCGGATATATGGCTGAAGACGAAGGTTACAACCGCTTCTTCTCGTATATTTCGCTGTTCACCTTCTCGATGCTGATGCTGGTGATGTCCAATAACTTCCTGCAGCTGTTCTTCGGCTGGGAAGCGGTGGGCCTGGTGTCGTACCTGCTGATCGGCTTCTGGTACAAGCGCCCGACGGCGATCTTCGCCAACATGAAGGCGTTCCTGGTCAACCGCGTGGGCGACTTCGGCTTCATCCTCGGTATCGGCCTGCTGCTGGCGTATGCCGGCACGATGGACTACCAGGAAGTGTTCGCCAAGCGCGAGCAACTGGCCCAGCTGACCCTGCCGGGTACGGACTGGATGCTGCTGACGGTGGCCTGCATCTGCCTGTTCATCGGCGCGATGGGTAAATCGGCCCAGTTCCCGCTGCACGTGTGGCTGCCGGACTCGATGGAAGGCCCGACCCCGATCTCGGCACTGATCCACGCCGCGACGATGGTGACCGCCGGCATCTTCATGGTGTCGCGCATGTCGCCGCTGTTCGAGCTGTCCGACACCGCGCTGTCCTTCGTGCTGGTGATCGGCTCGATCACCGCGCTGTTCATGGGCTTTTTGGGCATCATCCAGAACGACATCAAGCGCGTCGTCGCTTACTCGACGCTGTCGCAGCTGGGCTACATGACCGTCGCGCTGGGCGCCTCGGCCTACTCGGTCGCCGTGTTCCACCTGATGACGCACGCGTTCTTCAAGGCGCTGCTGTTCCTGGGTGCCGGCTCGGTCATCATCGGCATGCACCACGACCAGGACATCCGCAACATGGGCGGCCTGCGCAAGTACATGCCGATCACGTGGATCACGTCGCTGCTGGGTTCCCTGGCCCTGATCGGCACGCCGCTGTTCTCCGGCTTCTACTCGAAGGACTCGATCATCGAGGCGGTGCACGCCACCCACATCGCGGGTGCCGGCTTCGCCAACTTCGCGGTACTGGCCGGCGTGTTCGTCACGGCGTTCTACTCGTTCCGCATGTACTTCCTGGTCTTCCACGGCAAGGAGCGCTTCGGCCAGGCCCACGCGCACCACGACCATCACGACCACGCCGCCGACCTGGCGAAGGGCGCGCACGACTCGGACGCGCACCATGAAGAGGACGAGGACGATCACGGCCACCACGGCCTGGCCCCGGGCGAGAAACCGCACGAGTCGCCGTTCGTCGTCTGGTTCCCGCTGGTGATGCTGGCGATTCCTTCGGTGATCATCGGCTTCCTGGCGATCGGCCCGATGCTGCACGGTACGTTCTTCGACAACGTCATCTTCGTCGATCACGCCAAGCACGCGGCGATGCACGAACTGTCCGAGGAATTCCACGGCCCGCTGGCCATGGCGATCCACGGCCTGATGACGGCACCGTTCTGGCTCGCGCTGGCCGGCGTCGCGGCAGCCTACTACTGCTACATGATCAACCCGCGTGTCCCTGCCTGGTTCTACAGCAAGTTCAAGTTCCTGCACACGCTGCTGGACAACAAGTACTACATGGACGCCTTCAACCAGGCCGTGTTCGCCAAGGGCGCACGCGTGCTGGGCAACGGCCTGTGGCAGGTGGGCGACCGTGCCCTGATCGATGGCCTGCTGGTCAACGGCAGCGCGAAAGTGGTGGGCTGGTTCTCGTCCCTGACGCGACTGGCGCAGACCGGTTACATCTATCACTACGCGTTCGTCATGATCATCGGCATCCTGGGCTTCCTGGTGTACTTCCTGCCGTTCTGGCACGCTTAA
- the nuoK gene encoding NADH-quinone oxidoreductase subunit NuoK, which produces MTLSLAHYLVLGAILFAISIVGIFLNRKNVIVLLMAIELMLLAVNMNFIAFSHYLGDAAGQIFVFFILTVAAAESAIGLAILVVMFRNLDTINVEDLDSLKG; this is translated from the coding sequence ATGACTTTATCGCTGGCACACTACCTGGTCCTGGGCGCGATCCTGTTCGCGATCTCGATCGTCGGTATTTTCCTGAACCGCAAGAACGTCATCGTGCTGCTGATGGCCATCGAGCTGATGCTGCTCGCGGTGAACATGAACTTCATCGCGTTCTCCCATTACCTGGGCGATGCGGCCGGGCAGATCTTCGTCTTCTTCATCCTGACCGTCGCGGCCGCCGAATCGGCGATCGGCCTGGCGATCCTGGTGGTCATGTTCCGTAACCTGGACACCATCAACGTCGAAGACCTGGACAGCCTCAAAGGCTAG
- a CDS encoding NADH-quinone oxidoreductase subunit J, protein MDFITVLFYVFSTIMVVAAARVITARNPVTAALFLVLAFFQAGGIWMLLKAEFLAIVLVLVYVGAVMVLFLFVVMMIDIDNTKLREGFWNYLPVASIIGGIIVLEMASVLWRSWGVAGPQAPAAAGTIGNTKELGKLIYTQYIYAFEIAAVILLVAIIAAVALTLRKRKDIKYFDPGEAVRVKRNDRLKIVKMDAVSTRNDVAAATKEAP, encoded by the coding sequence ATGGACTTCATAACCGTATTGTTCTACGTGTTCTCGACCATCATGGTCGTGGCCGCGGCGCGCGTCATCACTGCGCGCAATCCCGTGACGGCGGCACTGTTCCTGGTGCTGGCGTTCTTCCAGGCGGGCGGCATCTGGATGCTGCTCAAGGCCGAATTCCTGGCGATCGTCCTCGTGCTGGTGTACGTGGGCGCCGTGATGGTGCTGTTCCTGTTCGTCGTCATGATGATCGACATCGACAACACCAAGCTGCGCGAAGGGTTCTGGAACTACCTGCCCGTCGCCTCCATCATCGGCGGCATCATCGTGCTGGAGATGGCGTCGGTACTGTGGCGCAGCTGGGGCGTGGCCGGTCCGCAGGCACCTGCCGCCGCCGGCACCATCGGCAACACGAAGGAACTGGGCAAGCTGATCTACACCCAGTACATCTATGCGTTCGAAATCGCGGCAGTGATCCTGCTGGTGGCGATCATCGCCGCCGTGGCGCTGACCCTGCGCAAGCGCAAGGACATCAAGTACTTCGATCCGGGCGAGGCCGTACGCGTCAAGCGCAACGACCGCCTGAAGATCGTCAAGATGGATGCGGTCTCGACGCGCAACGACGTCGCCGCCGCAACGAAGGAGGCCCCATGA
- the nuoI gene encoding NADH-quinone oxidoreductase subunit NuoI yields the protein MERVKDFFGSLLLSELIKGMALTGKYMFSRKITVQYPEEKTPMSPRFRGLHALRRYPNGEERCIACKLCEAVCPAMAITIESDQRDDGTRRTTRYDIDLTKCIFCGFCEESCPVDSIVETHVLEYHGEKRGDLYYTKEMLLAVGDRYEADIAANRAADAAYR from the coding sequence ATGGAACGAGTAAAAGACTTTTTCGGCAGCCTGCTGCTGTCCGAACTGATCAAAGGGATGGCGCTGACGGGCAAGTACATGTTCTCGCGCAAGATCACCGTGCAGTACCCGGAAGAGAAGACGCCGATGTCGCCGCGCTTCCGCGGCCTGCACGCGCTGCGCCGCTACCCGAACGGGGAAGAGCGCTGCATCGCCTGCAAGCTGTGCGAGGCGGTGTGCCCGGCCATGGCGATCACGATCGAATCGGACCAGCGCGACGACGGCACCCGCCGCACCACGCGCTACGACATCGACCTGACCAAGTGCATCTTCTGCGGCTTCTGCGAGGAATCCTGCCCGGTCGACTCGATCGTGGAAACCCACGTGCTGGAGTACCACGGCGAGAAGCGCGGCGATCTGTACTACACCAAAGAGATGCTGCTGGCTGTCGGCGACCGCTATGAAGCGGACATCGCCGCCAACCGGGCGGCGGACGCGGCGTACCGCTGA
- the nuoH gene encoding NADH-quinone oxidoreductase subunit NuoH, translating to MALEFVNTITTNGEALLGPVWPLVWTMIKLLCVLLPLMGLVAYATLWERKLIGWIQIRIGPNRVGPMGLLQPIADALKLLFKEIVIPTKAVRGLFVIGPIMTIMPALAAWSVVPFGPEAVLANVNAGLLLLLAITSMEVYGIIIAGWSSNSKYSFMGAMRASAQMISYEIPMGFALVVVLMVSGSLNFIDIVNSQGRGYFADMGVSFMSWNWLPLLPLFVVYLTCGLAESNRHPFDVVEGESEIVAGHMVEYSGMSYAMFMLAEYANLILIGALASIMFLGGWQAPFKFLEFWGGFGGFFWLFVKTFLLVSVFIWVRGTFPRYRYDQIMRLGWKVFIPLTLFWLVLVACWMQTSWNIWK from the coding sequence ATGGCGCTGGAATTCGTCAACACCATCACCACCAACGGCGAGGCCCTGCTGGGCCCCGTGTGGCCGCTCGTCTGGACGATGATCAAGCTGTTGTGCGTGCTGCTGCCGCTGATGGGCCTGGTGGCCTACGCAACGCTGTGGGAACGCAAGCTGATCGGCTGGATCCAGATCCGTATCGGCCCGAACCGCGTGGGTCCGATGGGCCTCTTGCAGCCGATCGCCGACGCCCTGAAGCTGCTGTTCAAGGAAATCGTCATCCCGACCAAGGCCGTGCGCGGCCTGTTCGTGATCGGCCCGATCATGACGATCATGCCGGCGCTGGCCGCCTGGTCGGTCGTGCCGTTCGGTCCGGAAGCCGTGCTGGCCAACGTCAACGCCGGCCTGCTCTTGCTGCTGGCGATCACGTCTATGGAAGTCTACGGCATCATCATCGCCGGCTGGTCGTCCAACTCGAAGTACTCGTTCATGGGCGCGATGCGTGCATCGGCGCAGATGATCTCGTATGAAATCCCGATGGGCTTCGCGCTCGTGGTGGTGCTGATGGTGTCCGGTTCGCTGAACTTCATCGACATCGTCAACAGCCAGGGCCGCGGCTACTTCGCCGACATGGGCGTGTCCTTCATGTCCTGGAACTGGCTGCCGCTGCTGCCGCTGTTCGTGGTCTACCTGACCTGCGGCCTGGCCGAGAGCAACCGTCACCCGTTCGACGTGGTCGAGGGCGAGTCGGAAATCGTGGCCGGCCACATGGTCGAGTACTCGGGCATGTCGTACGCGATGTTCATGCTGGCCGAGTACGCCAACCTGATCCTGATCGGCGCGCTGGCCTCGATCATGTTCCTGGGCGGCTGGCAAGCACCGTTCAAGTTCCTCGAATTCTGGGGCGGTTTCGGCGGCTTCTTCTGGCTGTTCGTGAAGACGTTCCTGCTGGTCTCGGTATTCATCTGGGTGCGTGGTACCTTCCCGCGTTACCGTTACGACCAGATCATGCGTCTGGGCTGGAAGGTATTCATTCCGCTGACCCTGTTCTGGCTGGTGCTGGTGGCCTGCTGGATGCAGACGTCCTGGAATATTTGGAAGTAA